The Castellaniella sp. genome includes a window with the following:
- the dnaK gene encoding molecular chaperone DnaK — protein sequence MSKIIGIDLGTTNSCVAVLDGSKVQIIENSEGTRTTPSIVAYMQDGEILVGAPAKRQAVTNPTNTVYAVKRLIGRKFDEKAVQKDIDLMPYKILKADNGDAWVEAQDKKMAPPQVSADILRKMKKTAEDYLGEEITEAVITVPAYFNDSQRQATKDAGRIAGLEVKRIINEPTAAALAFGLDKAERGDRKIAVYDLGGGTFDVSIIEIADVDGEKQFEVLSTNGDTFLGGEDFDLRIISYIIDEFKKDSGADLSKDVLAMQRLKEAAEKAKIELSSTQQTEINLPYITADASGPKHLNLKITRSKLEALVEDLIERTIEPCRIAIKDAGVKVSDIDDVILVGGMSRMPKVQEKVKEFFGRDPRKDVNPDEAVAAGAAIQGSVLSGDRKDVLLLDVTPLSLGIETLGGVMTKMIKKNTTIPTRFSQVFSTADDNQPAVTIKVYQGEREIAAGNKALGEFNLEGIPPAARGLPQIEVTFDIDANGILHVSAKDKGTGKENKITIKASSGLTEDEIERMVKDAEANAEEDHRVAELALARNQADGLAHSTRKSLTEYGDKLEASEKEAIEAAIKDLEEAAKGDDKAVIDAKTEALATAAQKLGEKMYADMQAQAAAEGATAADGAKPADDDVVDADFKEVKRD from the coding sequence ATGAGCAAGATCATCGGGATCGACCTTGGGACGACCAACAGCTGTGTCGCTGTGCTGGACGGTTCGAAGGTCCAGATCATTGAAAACTCCGAAGGCACGCGTACAACGCCTTCCATTGTGGCCTACATGCAGGACGGTGAAATCCTGGTGGGTGCGCCTGCAAAACGCCAGGCGGTGACCAACCCCACCAATACCGTCTATGCCGTCAAGCGCCTGATCGGTCGTAAATTCGACGAAAAAGCGGTGCAAAAAGACATCGACCTGATGCCTTACAAGATCCTCAAGGCCGACAATGGCGACGCCTGGGTCGAGGCACAAGACAAGAAAATGGCCCCGCCGCAGGTGTCTGCCGACATTCTGCGCAAGATGAAGAAAACCGCCGAGGACTATCTGGGCGAGGAAATCACCGAGGCCGTGATCACGGTGCCGGCGTATTTCAACGACAGCCAGCGTCAGGCAACCAAGGACGCCGGGCGCATTGCCGGCCTGGAAGTCAAGCGCATCATCAACGAGCCTACCGCTGCCGCTCTGGCGTTTGGTCTGGACAAGGCCGAGCGCGGTGACCGTAAAATCGCCGTGTATGACCTGGGCGGCGGGACGTTCGACGTCTCCATCATCGAGATCGCCGATGTGGACGGTGAAAAGCAATTTGAAGTCCTGTCGACCAACGGTGATACCTTCCTGGGTGGTGAAGATTTCGATCTGCGCATCATCAGTTACATCATCGACGAATTCAAGAAAGACTCCGGCGCCGACCTGTCCAAGGACGTGCTGGCCATGCAACGCCTGAAAGAAGCTGCCGAAAAGGCCAAGATCGAGCTTTCTTCCACGCAGCAGACCGAGATCAACCTGCCGTACATCACGGCGGATGCATCCGGCCCGAAACACCTGAATCTGAAGATCACCCGTTCGAAGCTCGAAGCGCTGGTCGAAGACTTGATCGAGCGCACGATCGAGCCCTGCCGTATCGCCATCAAGGACGCCGGCGTCAAGGTCTCTGACATTGACGACGTGATTCTGGTGGGTGGTATGTCGCGTATGCCCAAAGTCCAGGAAAAGGTCAAGGAATTCTTTGGCCGCGATCCCCGCAAGGACGTGAACCCCGACGAAGCTGTGGCTGCCGGTGCTGCCATTCAGGGCTCGGTGCTGTCGGGTGACCGCAAGGACGTGCTGCTGCTGGACGTGACGCCGCTGTCCCTGGGGATCGAGACCCTGGGTGGCGTGATGACCAAGATGATCAAGAAAAACACCACGATTCCGACGCGGTTTTCACAGGTGTTTTCGACAGCCGACGATAATCAGCCAGCCGTGACGATCAAGGTCTATCAAGGCGAACGCGAGATCGCTGCCGGCAACAAGGCCCTGGGTGAATTCAACCTGGAAGGCATTCCGCCCGCAGCGCGTGGCTTGCCGCAAATCGAGGTTACTTTCGACATCGACGCCAACGGTATTTTGCATGTCTCAGCCAAGGATAAAGGCACCGGCAAGGAAAACAAGATCACGATCAAGGCCAGTTCCGGCCTGACCGAGGACGAAATTGAGCGCATGGTGAAGGATGCCGAGGCCAATGCCGAGGAAGATCACCGCGTGGCTGAACTTGCCCTGGCGCGTAACCAGGCCGATGGGCTCGCACACTCCACCCGCAAGTCCTTGACTGAATACGGCGACAAGCTCGAAGCCTCTGAAAAGGAAGCCATCGAGGCTGCCATCAAAGACCTCGAGGAAGCCGCCAAGGGCGACGACAAGGCTGTGATTGATGCCAAGACCGAGGCCCTGGCCACGGCTGCGCAGAAGCTTGGCGAGAAGATGTACGCCGACATGCAGGCGCAGGCAGCCGCCGAAGGCGCAACAGCGGCTGACGGTGCCAAGCCCGCGGACGATGATGTCGTCGATGCCGACTTCAAGGAAGTCAAGCGCGACTAA
- the grpE gene encoding nucleotide exchange factor GrpE has translation MSAPQDDLDPKLTGVPPQGPADAFDAFGIPPAEQPTEDLAVLLAEAQAKIGEYHDQLLRAHAEVENIRRRAQDDVAKARKFGTESFAESLIPVRDSLEAALAQENQTAEDWQQGVESTLRQLNTAFERNQMREIAPQPGDNFDPHRHQAISNVPSPHPQGAVAQSLQKGYLIADRVLRPALVMVSTGQP, from the coding sequence ATGTCGGCACCCCAGGATGACTTGGATCCGAAATTGACGGGCGTACCGCCCCAGGGTCCAGCCGATGCTTTTGATGCCTTTGGCATCCCCCCGGCTGAACAGCCAACCGAGGATCTGGCGGTTCTGTTGGCCGAAGCGCAGGCCAAGATCGGCGAATACCACGATCAACTGCTGCGTGCCCATGCCGAGGTCGAGAACATCCGTCGTCGGGCTCAGGATGACGTTGCCAAGGCGCGTAAATTCGGCACGGAATCCTTTGCCGAGAGCCTGATTCCTGTGCGCGATAGCCTGGAGGCCGCCCTGGCCCAGGAAAACCAGACGGCGGAAGACTGGCAGCAGGGCGTCGAGTCCACTTTGCGCCAATTGAATACCGCTTTCGAGCGCAATCAGATGCGCGAGATCGCGCCTCAGCCGGGCGATAACTTCGATCCGCACCGGCATCAGGCCATTTCCAACGTGCCGTCGCCACACCCCCAGGGTGCTGTGGCCCAGAGCCTGCAAAAAGGCTATCTGATCGCTGATCGGGTGCTGCGTCCAGCCTTGGTCATGGTGTCGACCGGCCAGCCTTGA
- the hemH gene encoding ferrochelatase — protein sequence MTRFLSSAPDPQALDPDVPGPGRGPLGVLLINLGTPDAPTPAAVRRYLKEFLSDPRVVELPGVLWQLILRLFVLTRRPAAIAPKYAEIWLERGSPLLVHGQDLAQGVAQSLAAQGLGVRVELAMRYGQPALDAAIERLQAAGCGRILVAPLYPQYAASTTATAVDAVSRHLARLRHQPTLRYLDRFYRAPAYIQALARSVRAHWDQAGQAERLLLSFHGLPQSCVRQGDPYFRDCMQTAAALRAQLGADGARLHVSFQSRFGAAPWLQPYTQPTLESWARDGVASVDVLCPGFVADCLETLEEINLECRQAFLAAGGRDFRYIPCLNANPDWIQGFAGLLADNLAGWADDSVAGS from the coding sequence ATGACCCGTTTTCTATCTTCAGCGCCTGATCCTCAGGCGCTAGACCCTGATGTGCCCGGCCCGGGCCGAGGCCCTTTGGGCGTGTTGCTGATCAATCTGGGCACGCCCGATGCGCCGACCCCGGCTGCGGTGCGCCGCTACCTGAAAGAATTTTTGTCTGACCCCCGCGTGGTCGAACTCCCCGGCGTGCTGTGGCAACTGATTTTGCGGCTGTTTGTGCTGACGCGCCGACCAGCCGCCATTGCGCCCAAATACGCTGAAATCTGGCTGGAACGCGGATCACCCTTGCTGGTGCATGGTCAGGACTTGGCCCAGGGAGTTGCCCAGTCGTTGGCTGCGCAAGGTCTGGGCGTGCGGGTAGAGCTGGCGATGCGTTATGGTCAGCCGGCCCTGGATGCCGCCATCGAGCGATTGCAGGCGGCAGGCTGTGGCCGTATTTTGGTGGCGCCGTTATACCCCCAGTACGCCGCCAGCACGACCGCGACGGCGGTCGATGCGGTCAGTCGGCACCTGGCCCGATTGCGCCATCAGCCCACCTTGCGTTATCTGGATCGCTTTTACCGGGCGCCCGCCTACATTCAGGCATTGGCCCGATCGGTGCGTGCGCACTGGGATCAGGCGGGGCAGGCGGAGCGCCTGCTGCTCAGCTTTCATGGCTTGCCGCAGTCCTGTGTGCGCCAGGGTGATCCCTATTTTCGCGACTGTATGCAGACGGCGGCAGCGCTGCGCGCGCAACTGGGTGCTGACGGCGCCCGGCTGCATGTCAGTTTCCAGAGCCGCTTTGGCGCGGCCCCTTGGCTGCAGCCCTATACCCAGCCCACGCTGGAATCCTGGGCGCGTGATGGGGTGGCGTCGGTGGATGTGCTGTGTCCCGGGTTCGTGGCGGATTGCCTGGAGACCCTGGAAGAAATCAATCTGGAGTGTCGTCAGGCCTTTCTGGCTGCGGGTGGCCGGGATTTTCGCTATATCCCCTGCCTGAATGCCAATCCTGATTGGATTCAGGGTTTTGCCGGCCTATTGGCGGACAATCTGGCCGGGTGGGCAGATGATTCTGTCGCAGGCTCTTGA
- the hrcA gene encoding heat-inducible transcriptional repressor HrcA: protein MDDRAKALLKALVERYIADGQPVGSRTLSKVFDLSPATIRNVMADLEDLGLIHSPHTSAGRVPTPQGYRLFVDSLLTVRPYEFSPDVSIADYLPAAEPGRAVTAAATLLSNLSQFAGVVLTPKRTQVFRHIEFIRLSDKRVLLIIVTPNGDVQNRILFVPREYTEVELLEASNFFNRHFSGKSFHQVRLSLAAELASLRTDISHLMQQAVDAGIGTPDTLDESVVISGEGKLLSVTEMTTDMDRLRRLFDLFEQKTDLLHLLDVSSHAQGVQIYIGGDSRLVPLEDVSVITAPYGVDGEVIGTLGVIGPTRMAYERVIPIVDITARMLSNALGQGVS, encoded by the coding sequence ATGGATGATCGAGCCAAGGCTTTGCTGAAGGCGCTGGTGGAACGCTATATCGCGGATGGTCAGCCCGTGGGTTCGCGCACCCTATCCAAGGTTTTCGATCTCTCGCCGGCCACCATCCGCAACGTGATGGCCGATCTCGAAGACCTGGGATTGATCCACAGTCCCCACACCTCGGCAGGACGGGTGCCCACGCCGCAGGGCTATCGCCTGTTCGTCGATAGCCTGCTGACGGTGCGGCCCTACGAGTTCTCTCCGGATGTCTCGATTGCCGATTATCTGCCGGCTGCCGAACCCGGACGTGCGGTGACGGCGGCAGCGACTTTATTGTCGAATCTTTCCCAGTTTGCTGGGGTGGTGCTGACCCCGAAACGCACTCAGGTCTTTCGTCACATCGAATTCATTCGCCTGTCCGACAAGCGCGTCCTGCTGATCATCGTCACGCCCAACGGCGATGTGCAGAACCGCATCTTGTTTGTGCCACGCGAATACACCGAGGTCGAGCTCCTCGAAGCGTCCAATTTTTTCAACCGGCATTTTTCCGGCAAGTCCTTTCATCAGGTGCGCCTGTCTCTGGCCGCCGAACTCGCATCCTTGCGCACGGATATTTCCCACTTGATGCAGCAAGCCGTGGATGCCGGGATTGGTACGCCTGATACGCTGGACGAGTCCGTGGTGATTTCTGGCGAAGGCAAGCTCTTGTCCGTCACTGAAATGACGACCGACATGGATCGCTTGCGGCGCCTGTTTGATCTTTTTGAACAAAAAACCGATCTATTGCATTTGCTGGATGTCTCCAGCCATGCCCAGGGGGTGCAGATCTACATAGGCGGGGATTCCCGCCTGGTGCCCCTGGAAGACGTGTCGGTCATTACCGCGCCTTATGGGGTGGATGGCGAGGTCATCGGTACTTTGGGGGTGATCGGCCCCACGCGCATGGCCTACGAAAGGGTCATCCCAATTGTCGATATTACTGCCCGCATGTTGTCCAATGCGCTCGGGCAGGGTGTTTCGTAG
- a CDS encoding NAD kinase translates to MHFNTVALVGRYQDSGMDAPLRRLGAVLQAAGCTVLIEAETGRNTGMTDFALASYQEIGKRADLAIIMGGDGTMLAAARQLATSGVAMIGINHGRLGFITDIPLGSADEAITRILNGAYVSDERMLLEGRVMRGDQLMTTGLALNDVIINRAGRGGMIELRVECDGVFMHSQRADGLVIATPTGSTAYALSAGGPILHPQVDALVLVPVAPQTLSNRPIMLPETSLLNITIRALGRVESGASVHFDMQTISNCQEGDRIDVRRSPHRIRFLHPQGYSYFSTLRSKLNWNRMLHPWDDPDESAT, encoded by the coding sequence ATGCATTTCAACACCGTGGCCCTGGTCGGCCGCTACCAGGATAGCGGCATGGACGCCCCCCTGCGACGGCTGGGCGCCGTGCTGCAGGCAGCCGGCTGTACCGTCCTGATCGAGGCAGAAACCGGCCGCAATACCGGCATGACCGACTTCGCCCTGGCGTCCTACCAAGAAATTGGCAAGCGGGCCGATCTGGCCATCATCATGGGTGGCGACGGCACCATGCTGGCCGCCGCCCGCCAGCTGGCGACGTCCGGGGTGGCCATGATCGGCATCAACCATGGCCGCCTGGGCTTCATCACCGACATCCCGCTAGGCAGCGCCGACGAGGCCATCACCCGCATCTTGAACGGCGCCTACGTATCCGACGAACGCATGCTGCTGGAAGGCCGTGTCATGCGCGGCGACCAACTGATGACCACCGGGCTGGCGTTAAACGACGTGATCATCAATCGCGCCGGGCGCGGCGGCATGATAGAACTGCGCGTCGAATGCGATGGCGTCTTCATGCACAGCCAGCGTGCCGACGGCCTGGTCATCGCCACACCGACTGGCTCCACCGCCTATGCCCTATCGGCGGGCGGTCCGATTCTGCATCCTCAGGTCGACGCCCTGGTGCTGGTGCCCGTGGCCCCCCAGACCCTGTCCAACCGCCCCATCATGCTGCCCGAGACCTCTTTGCTGAATATCACCATCCGCGCCCTGGGTCGGGTCGAGTCCGGAGCCAGTGTGCACTTCGACATGCAAACGATCTCCAACTGCCAAGAAGGCGACCGCATCGACGTGCGCCGCAGTCCGCACCGCATCCGTTTCCTGCACCCACAGGGCTACAGTTATTTTTCCACCCTGCGCAGCAAGCTCAACTGGAATCGCATGCTACACCCCTGGGATGATCCAGACGAGTCCGCCACCTAG
- the recN gene encoding DNA repair protein RecN — MLCSLSILDFVIVDRAEIIFEPGFTVFSGETGAGKSILIDALSLALGGRGDASLVREGTRRADISAVFDIPPAAADWLAELAIEGEELILRRIIDNQGRSKAYINGSPATLAQLRELGALLVDIHGQHAHQGLLQAASQRDILDTQGGHATLVRDLSEAWQHWRSAQAALDSAQVSATQQAQLLDRLQQEVDFLDEIAPTADEWPQLCARQAQLAHAQALLAGASQAVQALDGEDGSVASALQAALQALQPLVRHDARLLEHCQTLETARILCSETVSGLNAYADRLELDPEALAQADARMSQLFSAARRFHIEPDALTALHQERSSQLQQARTGLDLVTLTQARDQAQTRYQTIAETLSLARADAAAQLSRQVTQAMQTLSMEGGCFQVGLPACEPSSHGLETVEFLVAGHAGVPPRPLSRVASGGELARISLALSVIASQAARVPCLIFDEVDVGIGGAVAEVVGRLLHQLGQRHQVLCVTHLPQVAACASHHFQVSKTTHQQHTLSAIHALDASARTEEIARMLGGLKVTAATLEHAREMLQLSKTA, encoded by the coding sequence ATGCTCTGTTCCCTATCGATTCTGGACTTCGTCATCGTCGACCGCGCCGAGATCATCTTCGAGCCCGGCTTCACTGTATTTTCCGGCGAAACCGGGGCGGGCAAATCCATTCTGATCGACGCCTTGTCATTGGCGCTGGGGGGGCGCGGTGACGCCTCGCTGGTGCGCGAAGGGACTCGCCGGGCCGATATCAGCGCCGTCTTCGATATCCCCCCCGCCGCCGCAGACTGGCTGGCTGAACTCGCCATCGAGGGCGAGGAACTGATTCTGCGCCGCATCATCGACAACCAGGGCCGCAGCAAGGCCTATATCAACGGCTCTCCCGCGACACTGGCCCAACTGCGCGAACTTGGCGCTTTATTAGTGGATATCCACGGCCAACACGCCCACCAAGGCCTGTTACAGGCCGCCAGTCAACGCGACATCCTGGATACCCAGGGTGGTCACGCTACGTTGGTGCGCGACCTGAGCGAAGCATGGCAACACTGGCGCTCGGCACAGGCCGCATTGGACAGCGCCCAAGTCAGCGCCACCCAACAGGCCCAGTTGCTGGATCGCTTGCAACAAGAAGTAGATTTTCTCGATGAGATCGCCCCCACAGCCGACGAATGGCCGCAGCTGTGCGCCCGCCAGGCCCAATTGGCCCATGCCCAGGCACTGTTGGCCGGCGCCAGCCAGGCTGTACAGGCCCTGGACGGTGAGGACGGCTCGGTGGCCAGCGCCTTGCAGGCGGCACTGCAGGCCTTGCAGCCCCTCGTGCGCCACGATGCGCGCCTGCTGGAACACTGTCAGACCCTGGAAACCGCCCGCATTCTGTGTTCCGAGACCGTCTCTGGCCTGAACGCCTATGCTGACCGCCTGGAGCTGGACCCCGAAGCATTGGCGCAAGCAGACGCTCGCATGAGCCAACTATTTTCGGCAGCCCGGCGATTCCATATCGAACCCGACGCCCTGACAGCCCTGCACCAAGAACGATCCAGCCAACTGCAACAGGCCCGCACCGGACTGGATCTGGTCACCCTGACCCAGGCACGGGACCAGGCCCAGACGCGCTATCAGACCATCGCCGAGACACTGAGCCTGGCGCGGGCCGACGCGGCGGCCCAGCTCTCCCGGCAAGTCACCCAGGCCATGCAGACACTGTCCATGGAAGGGGGCTGCTTTCAGGTCGGGCTGCCCGCCTGCGAACCCTCTTCCCATGGTCTGGAAACTGTGGAATTTCTGGTGGCGGGGCACGCGGGCGTACCACCCAGGCCGCTTAGCCGCGTCGCATCAGGGGGGGAACTCGCCCGGATTTCTCTGGCACTGTCCGTGATTGCCAGCCAGGCCGCGCGGGTACCCTGCCTGATCTTCGACGAGGTGGACGTCGGCATAGGCGGCGCGGTGGCCGAGGTTGTGGGGCGCCTGCTGCACCAACTGGGTCAGCGCCATCAGGTCCTGTGCGTGACCCACCTGCCTCAGGTTGCGGCCTGTGCCAGCCACCATTTCCAGGTCAGCAAGACCACACACCAGCAACACACCCTGTCAGCCATCCACGCGCTGGATGCCAGCGCCCGGACAGAAGAAATCGCCCGCATGCTGGGCGGGCTGAAAGTCACTGCCGCCACCCTGGAACACGCCCGCGAGATGCTGCAATTATCAAAAACAGCCTGA
- the fur gene encoding ferric iron uptake transcriptional regulator, which produces MNDQIELKNMGLKATFPRLKILDIFRKAETRHHSAEDIYRALISEDVDIGLATVYRVLTQFEQAGILLRSQFDGGKAVFELNDGDHHDHLICTNCGRVEEFSDAEIERRQHRIAKERGFTLESHHMMLYGICPKCAVAGK; this is translated from the coding sequence ATGAATGACCAAATAGAACTTAAAAACATGGGCTTGAAGGCGACTTTCCCGCGCCTGAAGATTCTTGATATTTTCCGCAAGGCCGAGACCCGGCACCATAGCGCCGAGGATATTTACCGGGCGCTGATCTCCGAGGACGTAGACATCGGTCTGGCCACGGTATATCGGGTGTTGACCCAGTTCGAACAGGCCGGCATCTTGCTGCGCAGCCAGTTCGACGGTGGCAAGGCTGTGTTCGAACTCAATGATGGGGATCACCACGACCACCTGATTTGCACCAACTGTGGCCGGGTCGAAGAATTTTCCGACGCCGAAATCGAACGCCGCCAACATCGCATTGCCAAAGAACGCGGCTTCACCCTGGAAAGCCACCACATGATGCTTTATGGCATCTGCCCGAAATGCGCGGTGGCCGGTAAATAA
- a CDS encoding outer membrane protein assembly factor BamE: MFCLAAGALSIGLAGCGTTNWGFPYRATIQQGNWITSEQVAQLAVGMSRDQVRFVLGTPTLQDIFHANRWDYPYYNQPGYGEDVLRQFTVWFDQDQLVRWAGSEQPDRQPFQQTDNGAEDISNQGQSSANQAALDATSPGLNDSAAPNTGGLDTTTPEAIIQTQEDEHTTSDKGL; the protein is encoded by the coding sequence ATGTTCTGCTTGGCAGCCGGTGCGCTGTCCATCGGCCTAGCCGGCTGCGGCACAACCAACTGGGGGTTCCCGTATCGGGCCACCATTCAGCAGGGCAACTGGATCACGTCCGAACAAGTCGCCCAGTTGGCCGTCGGCATGAGCCGCGACCAAGTGCGCTTCGTCCTGGGCACACCCACCTTGCAGGATATTTTCCACGCCAATCGTTGGGACTATCCGTATTACAACCAGCCCGGCTACGGCGAAGACGTTCTGCGCCAATTCACGGTCTGGTTCGATCAAGACCAGTTGGTTCGTTGGGCGGGTTCCGAGCAACCCGACCGCCAGCCCTTTCAGCAAACGGACAATGGCGCTGAAGACATCAGCAACCAGGGTCAAAGCAGCGCCAACCAGGCTGCCCTGGACGCCACCTCACCCGGACTGAACGACTCCGCTGCGCCCAATACGGGGGGTCTGGACACCACGACCCCGGAAGCCATCATCCAAACTCAGGAAGATGAGCACACCACTTCTGACAAGGGATTGTGA
- the dapB gene encoding 4-hydroxy-tetrahydrodipicolinate reductase yields the protein MRIAIAGASGRMGRMLIQAVIESDDLTLAVALDRPGSDSLGQDAGTFLGTTTGVAITDDLQALSQADCLIDFTRPEGTLAHLDVCAAHGVKCVIGTTGFDASGKQAIRAAAQKTAIVFAPNMSVGVNATLKLLDMAARLLNSGYDAEIFEAHHRNKVDAPSGTALAMGESIANAWGVPLDEVADWARHGDTGARETGRIGFSVLRGGDIVGDHTVYFCGTGERIEITHRSTSRVTYAQGSLRAARYLARREFGLFDMQDVLAS from the coding sequence ATGCGTATCGCCATTGCCGGCGCCTCTGGACGCATGGGTCGCATGCTGATTCAAGCAGTGATCGAATCTGACGACCTGACGCTGGCCGTTGCCCTGGACCGTCCCGGCAGCGACAGCCTGGGCCAGGATGCCGGGACGTTTCTGGGCACCACGACAGGTGTCGCCATCACCGACGATTTGCAGGCCCTGTCCCAAGCCGACTGCCTGATTGACTTCACCCGCCCCGAGGGCACCCTGGCGCATCTGGATGTCTGCGCCGCGCACGGCGTGAAATGCGTGATCGGCACCACGGGCTTTGATGCCTCGGGCAAACAAGCCATCCGCGCCGCCGCCCAGAAGACCGCCATTGTTTTTGCTCCCAACATGAGTGTCGGGGTCAATGCCACCCTGAAACTGCTGGACATGGCGGCCCGGCTGCTCAATAGCGGCTACGACGCCGAGATTTTCGAGGCCCACCACCGCAACAAGGTTGATGCGCCATCCGGCACAGCCCTGGCCATGGGCGAATCCATCGCCAACGCCTGGGGCGTGCCGCTGGATGAAGTCGCCGACTGGGCCCGTCATGGCGACACCGGCGCCCGCGAAACCGGCCGCATCGGGTTTTCGGTCCTGCGCGGCGGCGACATTGTCGGCGACCACACCGTCTATTTTTGCGGCACCGGTGAGCGCATCGAAATCACCCATCGTTCCACCAGCCGGGTCACCTATGCCCAGGGCAGCCTGCGGGCAGCCCGCTACCTGGCCCGCCGCGAATTCGGCCTATTCGATATGCAGGACGTGCTGGCCAGTTAA
- the murB gene encoding UDP-N-acetylmuramate dehydrogenase, which produces MPLIFSDQSLLRCNTLGLPAQAAMAVLADEAQIPSLCDAVKSDQGLFILGGGSNVVVQDSPRRQVLRVALQGVRLWQETPEHWLVEASAGESWHGFVTHCLAQGWPGLENLALIPGTVGAAPVQNIGAYGLEIDQCLHSIVVWDLQAGHECVLHPADCGFAYRDSRFKRAGAGRWLIVRVRFALPKAWVPRLDYPDLQAHPALQEDKPTPKDIYAAVCDIRRRKLPDPAVLGNAGSFFKNPLVPAELAATLRQRFPDIRWYPQADGQVKLAAGWLIEQAGWKGRRLGPVGMHQHQSLVLVNYGGARAADVQTLAQAVRQAVQDRFGVCLEQEPVLLD; this is translated from the coding sequence ATGCCGCTTATTTTTTCCGATCAGTCGTTGCTGCGCTGCAATACCCTGGGTTTGCCTGCGCAGGCGGCCATGGCTGTGCTGGCTGACGAGGCTCAGATTCCGAGCCTGTGCGATGCTGTGAAATCCGACCAAGGCCTGTTCATATTGGGCGGAGGCAGCAATGTTGTGGTGCAGGACAGTCCACGACGGCAGGTGCTGCGGGTGGCTTTGCAGGGGGTCCGCCTGTGGCAGGAAACCCCTGAACATTGGCTGGTCGAGGCGTCGGCGGGCGAGTCCTGGCATGGTTTTGTGACACACTGCTTGGCGCAGGGCTGGCCGGGGTTGGAAAACCTGGCCTTGATCCCTGGCACGGTGGGGGCTGCCCCCGTGCAGAATATCGGCGCGTATGGGCTGGAAATCGATCAATGCTTGCATTCCATCGTAGTTTGGGACTTGCAGGCCGGACACGAATGCGTGCTGCATCCGGCGGATTGCGGCTTTGCCTATCGGGACAGTCGTTTCAAGCGCGCTGGGGCAGGGCGCTGGCTGATTGTACGGGTGCGCTTTGCCTTGCCCAAAGCCTGGGTGCCCAGGCTGGATTATCCTGATCTGCAGGCGCATCCTGCCCTGCAGGAAGACAAACCCACGCCAAAGGATATATACGCAGCGGTGTGTGATATCCGCCGCCGGAAGCTGCCCGATCCGGCAGTGCTGGGCAATGCAGGCAGTTTTTTCAAGAACCCCTTGGTGCCTGCCGAGCTGGCTGCCACGTTGCGGCAGCGGTTTCCAGATATACGTTGGTATCCGCAGGCCGATGGGCAGGTAAAACTGGCGGCGGGCTGGCTGATCGAACAGGCAGGTTGGAAGGGTCGCCGCCTGGGGCCGGTGGGCATGCACCAGCACCAGTCGTTGGTCTTGGTCAACTACGGCGGCGCCCGGGCTGCCGATGTGCAGACCCTGGCCCAGGCTGTGCGACAGGCGGTACAAGACCGCTTTGGGGTGTGCCTGGAGCAAGAGCCAGTGCTGCTGGATTAG
- a CDS encoding DUF1778 domain-containing protein: protein MSAVTDTKQERINLRLEHSAKQALERAARFEGKTVSSFILTSALAHAEKTIDAHEVMRLNSQDSEAFFNALDKPVRLNKRLATALKEHEQRVTNR from the coding sequence ATGAGTGCAGTGACCGATACCAAACAGGAACGCATTAATTTGCGGTTGGAGCACAGTGCTAAGCAGGCACTGGAGCGTGCCGCGCGTTTCGAGGGAAAAACGGTCAGCAGTTTTATTCTGACCAGTGCCCTGGCACATGCTGAAAAGACCATTGACGCGCATGAAGTCATGCGCCTGAACAGCCAGGATTCCGAGGCGTTCTTCAATGCTCTGGACAAACCTGTCCGACTCAACAAGAGGCTGGCCACCGCCCTCAAGGAACATGAGCAGCGCGTGACCAACAGATGA